GTTCGTAGCCTTCCTCGAACAGCGGCCAGGCATCGAGCCGCTCCCAGCTTTCGCCAAGCGGACCTGCGACCGCAAGCTCCGAACTGCCGGCTTTCAGGCGTTCGGCAATTGCGTGACCGTCACCGCGGAAGAATTGCAATTCAAGTCCGGAAAAAGCCTTGGCAAGTTCGGAGAGCACCGGCACGAGCAGCGCGAGATTGACGGTGTGCGACAGCGCGATGCGCAAAGGCGCCGTGGCGCCCTTCTTGTAGGACGCCGCCAGCGCCTTGGCGGCAACGGCGCTTTCATGGCACTGCGTCAGCAGCGGCAGCATCATGCGCCCGAGATCGGTGAGATGACTGAGCGCGCGTTCGCGCCGGAACAAGGCGCCGCCGAGTTCGTCCTCGAGCGCCTTGATGGCGCGGCTCAGCGATGGCTGCGCGACGTTGCAGTCGCTGGCGGCCTGCGTGAAATTGAGTGTCTTCGCTACCGATAGAAAATAGCGAATTTGATGCATTTCCATCGAGCAACCCGCGACCTGTGCCGCCGGGCGGGATTGTGCACGTCGCGCGGCGTCGCGCAATCGACCCAAGGCCGCTGTCGGTTATCGAAACCATAGCGCAAAGGCATTGGACCGGACGGCTTTTGAGTGGCTACGCGGGCAAACGGAAAAGGGTGGCGGGCCAGAATTTATCCCTTGACTCTTATTCCTATTAGCCCTATATTCCTATCTATCCCGCCCCAACCGCGAGGGGTGTCTGATCAGCGTCTCCAGACGCTGGGGCGGGGAGCGGTGGCCGGGTTCGGGGCGTCGGAGATGCGGCGCAAATTCCCCTCCCGGCGGTCCAAGCCGCTCCTCCCCCGGAACACGCCCTTTGCCGCCGCGTTGCCCTCCCGCGAAGCGGCCTTGCGCCGCAAGGAGGTCCCCATGTCCTACATGCGCTTTGCCCTGATGATCGCGGTGTCGACCGTCGTGATGTTCGGCCTGATGTATCTCAACACCTACGCGCTCGATCACGTCTTCTACAGCCAGACCCGCACATGGATGGCGCTGGTGATGGGCGCGGCGATGGCCGTCGTGATGATGGGCTTCATGTGGAGCATGTATCCGAACCGGCGCGTCAACGCGGCCATCGTGCTCGGCAGCGTCGTCGTCTTCGCCGCGGCGCTGTGGCTGGTGCGCAGCCAGGCGACGGTGAGCGACGTCAGCTACATGCAGGCGATGATCCCGCATCACTCCATCGCCGTGCTCACCAGCCGCCGCGCCCATATCCGCGATCCGCGCGTGCGCGAGCTGGCCGACAAGATCATCGCGGCGCAGCTGCGCGAGATCGGCGAGATGAAGACGCTGATCGCGGAGCTGAAGCGGCAGCCGCCGCCGGCGAACGCGCCGGACCTGCCGCCGGGGAAGTAGGGGGAAGATGGAGCGCGTATCAACGTCACCGTCGTCCCGGACACCGAGCGAAGCGAGGTGAGCCGGGACCCATAACCACCGTTCTATCGAGATGGCACGGCGTATGGGTCCCCGCCTTCGCGGGGACGACAGATTCTACAACGCCCGTCGTTGCACCACGCTGCGCACGGCCGCATCCTGCGCCGCGAGGTTGGGCGCATAGAGCCCGCGCTTGTCGGGCACCGGCTTGAAGGCGTTCGTGAGCCCGACCACGGTCTCGGCGGCGCCGAGCACCAGATAGCCGTCCTCGGCGATCTGCGGCGCGAGGCGGTTGAGCACCTGGGTCTTGGTCGGCTGGTCGAAATAGATCAGCACATTGCGGCAGAACACGATGTCGAAACGGCCGAGCGGCGTGAAGTCGTTGAGCAGATTGAGCGTGCGGAACTGCACCATGCTGCGCAGCTCGGACGACACCTGCCAGGTCTCGCCGACCTGCGTGAAATACTTGAGCAGCATCTGAATCGGCAGGCCGCGCTGCACCTCGAACTGGCTGTAGGTGCCGGCGCGGGCGCGCTCCAGCACCTCGCTGGAGAGGTCGGTGGCGAGAATGTCGATGCGGAAGCCGCTCAGCGCGCCGCCTTTGGCCGAGGCCGCCATCTCCTTGATCGCCATCGCCAGCGAGTAAGGCTCCTGCCCGCTCGAGGCGGCGGCGCACCAGATGCGCAGGCGGCGGTCGCGGTCGCGCGCGGCGGTGAGCGCGGGCAGCATGGTGTCGCGGAAATGCTCGAACGGAATCTTGTCGCGGAAGAAGAAGGTCTCGTTGGTCGTCATCGCCTCGACGGTGTCGATGGCGATCGGCGAAGAGGGCGTCATGCGGATACGGGTGACGAGATCGCCGAGCGAGGTCAGGCCGTGCTTGCGCACGACCGGCATCAGCCGGCTCTCGGCGAGATACAGTTTCTCGGCGGCGAGCACGAGGCCGGAGCGCTCGTGCAGATAGCGGCGCAGGTAGTCGAAATCGCCGGGGGTCATGCGCGCTCCGCGGCGAACAGGCGGTTGAGCTTGGCGCCGATATCGTCGATCGGCAGCACGGCGGAGCAAAGCCCGGCGAGCGCGACCTGGCCGGGCATGCCCCAGACCACGCTCGAGGCTTCGTCCTGCGCCAGCACATGGCCGCCGGCATGGACAATGTCGTGCGCGCCGGCGAGGCCGTCATGACCCATGCCGGTGAGAACGAGCGCGAGCGCACGCGGGCCCCAGACGATGGCGGCGCTGGAGAACAGCGGGTCGACCGCCGGCTTGCAGAAATTGATCGGCGCGGTGTTGGTGATCTCGATGACCGGCACATTGTTGCGCTGGGCCACGGTCATATGACGGCCGCCGGGCGCGAGATAGATAGTGCCGGCGACGATCTCCTCGCCATGCACCGCCTCGCGCGCCGTATGCTTGCTGAGCCGGCCGAGATGCTCGGCGAGAATGGCGGTGAAGGTCGGCGGCATGTGCTGGGTGATGAGCACCGGCACGCGCTCGATCACGGCGCCGATGTCCGTCACCAGTTTGTTGAGCGCCTGCGGCCCGCCGGTCGAGGCGCCGATCAGCAGCGCGCGCGGCGCGACGGTCGGCAGCGGCCGCAGCACGATCGGCGCGTGGGGCGGGTGATAGTGGTGGAGGGCCTTCGCCTGCGGCGCGGTAGGCGGGGCAAGCGGCGGCGCGTCGGCAACAGGGGTGAGGCTTGGCGCCTTGTGGCCGCGGCGGCCGAGCTGGCGGATTTTCTCGATCAGGTCGCGGCGAAACTCCGGCGCGGCGCCGACGTCGCTCTGGCTCGACGGCTTGGGGATGTAGTCGGTGGCGCCCAGCGACAGCGCTCGCAGGCTGATCTCGGCATTCCGCCGCGTCAGCGTCGACGCCATGATCACGGTGACGCCCGGGCACTTGGCGAGCAGCTGCGGCAGCGCGGTGATGCCGTCCAGTTCCGGCATGTCGACGTCGAGGATGACCACGTCCGGCTTGATGCGCTCGATCTGCTCGACCGCCTCGCGGCCGTTGCGCAACGACGCGACCAGCGCCATGTCCGGCTCGGCCTCGATCCAGCGCGCGAACAGGCCACGCACCACGATGGCGTCGTCCGCGATCATGACGCGCAGGCACGGCGCACCGGTGGCGGCCGATGCCGCTTGAAGAGGCGCGAGGGTCAGGTGGTCGGACACGAGCGGGCTCTTTCTGGCGGCGTCAGATCAGCCCGACTTCCTGGAACTTGGCTTCGACGATCTCCTTGTCGAAAGGCTTCATGATGTATTCGTTGGCGCCGGCATGCAGCGCGCGCGCGATATGCGCGACGTCGTTCTCGGTGGTGCAGAACACCACCTTCGGCGCGTCGCCGCCCGGCATCCGGCGCAGCATGCGCAGGAATTCGTAGCCGTCCATCTTCGGCATGTTCCAGTCGAGCAGGATGGCTTCCGGCAACTTGCGCCGGCACAGGTCGAGCGCCTGCTCGCCGTCCTCGGCTTCCTCGATGGTGAATTCGAGGCCTTCCAGAATGCGGCGCGCCACCTTGCGGATGACACTGGAGTCGTCGACGACCAGACAGGTTTTCATGGTTTCTTCCTCGTCATCTTGGGTTGCGGTTGTGCGTGGCGGTCACGCGGCGACCGCCGGAGCGATATCGAGCAGACGGTCGACATCGAGCACCAACAGCAGGTGATGCTCGAGGCGATAGATGCCGGACGAAACGGCGGCGAGCTTGGGATCAAGATTGACCGGGTTGCGTTCGAAATCGGCGGCGTCGAGGCTCATGACTTCGCCGACCTGATCGATCATCAGCCCGTAGGACTCGCCCTTGAGTTCGACGCCGATGGCCATCGCCGACTCGCTGCGGCGCTCGAGCCCGAGCCGGCGGCAGAGATCCACGAGCGTGACGATGCG
The Pseudolabrys sp. FHR47 genome window above contains:
- a CDS encoding chemotaxis protein CheW, coding for MTHGTEQTINDYVTAMVGGELFGLPIGRVQDVFVPERLTRVPLAPPEIAGILNLRGRIVTLVDLCRRLGLERRSESAMAIGVELKGESYGLMIDQVGEVMSLDAADFERNPVNLDPKLAAVSSGIYRLEHHLLLVLDVDRLLDIAPAVAA
- a CDS encoding protein-glutamate O-methyltransferase CheR, which produces MTPGDFDYLRRYLHERSGLVLAAEKLYLAESRLMPVVRKHGLTSLGDLVTRIRMTPSSPIAIDTVEAMTTNETFFFRDKIPFEHFRDTMLPALTAARDRDRRLRIWCAAASSGQEPYSLAMAIKEMAASAKGGALSGFRIDILATDLSSEVLERARAGTYSQFEVQRGLPIQMLLKYFTQVGETWQVSSELRSMVQFRTLNLLNDFTPLGRFDIVFCRNVLIYFDQPTKTQVLNRLAPQIAEDGYLVLGAAETVVGLTNAFKPVPDKRGLYAPNLAAQDAAVRSVVQRRAL
- a CDS encoding PleD family two-component system response regulator, with protein sequence MKTCLVVDDSSVIRKVARRILEGLEFTIEEAEDGEQALDLCRRKLPEAILLDWNMPKMDGYEFLRMLRRMPGGDAPKVVFCTTENDVAHIARALHAGANEYIMKPFDKEIVEAKFQEVGLI
- a CDS encoding chemotaxis response regulator protein-glutamate methylesterase, yielding MIADDAIVVRGLFARWIEAEPDMALVASLRNGREAVEQIERIKPDVVILDVDMPELDGITALPQLLAKCPGVTVIMASTLTRRNAEISLRALSLGATDYIPKPSSQSDVGAAPEFRRDLIEKIRQLGRRGHKAPSLTPVADAPPLAPPTAPQAKALHHYHPPHAPIVLRPLPTVAPRALLIGASTGGPQALNKLVTDIGAVIERVPVLITQHMPPTFTAILAEHLGRLSKHTAREAVHGEEIVAGTIYLAPGGRHMTVAQRNNVPVIEITNTAPINFCKPAVDPLFSSAAIVWGPRALALVLTGMGHDGLAGAHDIVHAGGHVLAQDEASSVVWGMPGQVALAGLCSAVLPIDDIGAKLNRLFAAERA
- a CDS encoding DUF305 domain-containing protein; this encodes MSYMRFALMIAVSTVVMFGLMYLNTYALDHVFYSQTRTWMALVMGAAMAVVMMGFMWSMYPNRRVNAAIVLGSVVVFAAALWLVRSQATVSDVSYMQAMIPHHSIAVLTSRRAHIRDPRVRELADKIIAAQLREIGEMKTLIAELKRQPPPANAPDLPPGK
- a CDS encoding LysR family transcriptional regulator — protein: MEMHQIRYFLSVAKTLNFTQAASDCNVAQPSLSRAIKALEDELGGALFRRERALSHLTDLGRMMLPLLTQCHESAVAAKALAASYKKGATAPLRIALSHTVNLALLVPVLSELAKAFSGLELQFFRGDGHAIAERLKAGSSELAVAGPLGESWERLDAWPLFEEGYELVVNKAHPLAMRNRIALTEMAGTRLISRPYCEQADELDALLRSAGIEQKTGDHVLSDQDMLNLLEANVGVAIMPETARGHSGLRGVAVDGVRLRRPVFLYAVAGRGRSAAATGLMKLLRAADWAALLPVARPAGQA